One region of Juglans microcarpa x Juglans regia isolate MS1-56 chromosome 7S, Jm3101_v1.0, whole genome shotgun sequence genomic DNA includes:
- the LOC121241054 gene encoding protein DETOXIFICATION 43-like isoform X2 — MGNIPFIIFFEDLRLVCKLDALGREILGIAIPAILTLAADPVASLIDTIFIGRLGAVEIGAVGVAIAIFNQASRITMYPIVSITTSFVAEEHSSEKMSIELAQKVEANRLNNLDLEASATSNHVKRKIPSATTAIIMGTLLGVAQALLLMFGAKVLLRFMGVKTDSPMYIPARQYLTIRALGSPAVLLSLAMQGVFRGFKDTTTPLYATVVGDAMNVVMDPIFIFIMRLGVRGAAISHALSQYLIALILFLRLMQQVNLLAPSVKELQFGRFIKTGFLMLTRVIAVTSCVTFAAGLAARQGPIPMAAFQICLQVWLTSSLLADGLAVSGQAILAYAFTEKDHKKAITTAIRVAQMGVVVGLGLLVIVGGGLYFGAGVFTKDKNVLHLMYLGIPFIAGTQPINTLAFVLDGVNFGASDFAYTAYSMIIMAIASITSEYLLAKARGYIGIWYALIIYMGLRTVAGVWRVGTATGPWRFLRGRMLS; from the exons ATGGGCAAT AttcctttcatcattttctttgaagACTTAAG ACTTGTTTGCAAGTTGGACGCACTTGGGCGGGAGATTTTAGGAATAGCAATTCCTGCAATCCTTACATTAGCGGCTGATCCTGTTGCTTCTCTCATCGACACAATTTTCATCGGTCGTCTAG GTGCCGTCGAAATTGGTGCCGTCGGGGTTGCAATAGCCATATTTAACCAAGCTTCAAGGATTACCATGTACCCCATTGTTAGCATTACCACTTCTTTTGTTGCCGAGGAACACTCTTCAGAAAAAATGAGTATTGAATTAGCACAAAAGGTCGAGGCCAACAGGCTTAACAACTTGGATTTAGAAGCTTCTGCCACATCAAATCAT GTAAAGCGAAAGATTCCTTCGGCAACAACAGCAATAATCATGGGCACACTTCTTGGCGTGGCGCAAGCTTTGTTACTTATGTTTGGTGCAAAAGTTCTCTTAAGGTTCATGGGTGTGAAGACT GATTCCCCTATGTATATACCAGCAAGACAGTACTTGACAATAAGAGCACTTGGTTCTCCTGCGGTTCTTCTTTCCTTGGCCATGCAAGGGGTCTTCCGAGGCTTTAAGGACACCACAACTCCTTTATATGCCACGG TTGTGGGAGATGCAATGAATGTCGTTATGGACCCAATCTTCATCTTTATTATGCGTCTTGGAGTCAGGGGTGCAGCCATTTCACATGCTCTTTCACA GTACTTAATTGCTCTGATCCTTTTCCTGAGGTTGATGCAACAAGTGAATCTCTTGGCTCCGAGTGTGAAAGAATTACAATTTGGTCGGTTTATTAAAACTG GTTTTCTGATGTTGACCAGAGTCATAGCTGTGACATCTTGTGTGACCTTTGCAGCAGGATTGGCTGCAAGACAGGGCCCCATTCCCATGGCTGCATTCCAGATTTGCTTACAGGTCTGGTTAACATCATCACTTCTTGCTGATGGTTTGGCCGTTTCTGGACAG GCAATCCTAGCTTATGCTTTTACTGAGAAGGACCATAAAAAGGCAATTACAACAGCTATCCGGGTAGCACAG ATGGGTGTTGTTGTGGGTTTGGGCCTCCTTGTTATCGTTGGAGGTGGCTTATACTTTGGAGCTGGAGTGTTTACCAAGGACAAAAATGTTTTGCACCTTATGTACTTGGGCATACCG TTTATTGCAGGTACACAACCAATAAACACCTTAGCTTTTGTTCTTGATGGTGTGAACTTTGGAGCATCTGACTTTGCATACACTGCATATTCAATG ATTATTATGGCTATAGCAAGTATTACCTCAGAATACCTTCTGGCTAAAGCCAGAGGTTATATTGGAATCTGGTATGCGTTAATCATCTACATGGGTTTGCGCACAGTTGCTGGTGTTTGGAG GGTGGGGACAGCCACCGGACCTTGGCGCTTCCTCAGAGGCAGAATGCTTTCATAA
- the LOC121241054 gene encoding protein DETOXIFICATION 43-like isoform X1 — translation MADQNGESHQNGNHETFIIFFEDLRLVCKLDALGREILGIAIPAILTLAADPVASLIDTIFIGRLGAVEIGAVGVAIAIFNQASRITMYPIVSITTSFVAEEHSSEKMSIELAQKVEANRLNNLDLEASATSNHVNETTSESTLQNASKTPSMQVNAAATPIKVKRKIPSATTAIIMGTLLGVAQALLLMFGAKVLLRFMGVKTDSPMYIPARQYLTIRALGSPAVLLSLAMQGVFRGFKDTTTPLYATVVGDAMNVVMDPIFIFIMRLGVRGAAISHALSQYLIALILFLRLMQQVNLLAPSVKELQFGRFIKTGFLMLTRVIAVTSCVTFAAGLAARQGPIPMAAFQICLQVWLTSSLLADGLAVSGQAILAYAFTEKDHKKAITTAIRVAQMGVVVGLGLLVIVGGGLYFGAGVFTKDKNVLHLMYLGIPFIAGTQPINTLAFVLDGVNFGASDFAYTAYSMIIMAIASITSEYLLAKARGYIGIWYALIIYMGLRTVAGVWRVGTATGPWRFLRGRMLS, via the exons ATGGCTGATCAGAATGGTGAATCGCATCAAAATGGGAATCATGAGA ctttcatcattttctttgaagACTTAAG ACTTGTTTGCAAGTTGGACGCACTTGGGCGGGAGATTTTAGGAATAGCAATTCCTGCAATCCTTACATTAGCGGCTGATCCTGTTGCTTCTCTCATCGACACAATTTTCATCGGTCGTCTAG GTGCCGTCGAAATTGGTGCCGTCGGGGTTGCAATAGCCATATTTAACCAAGCTTCAAGGATTACCATGTACCCCATTGTTAGCATTACCACTTCTTTTGTTGCCGAGGAACACTCTTCAGAAAAAATGAGTATTGAATTAGCACAAAAGGTCGAGGCCAACAGGCTTAACAACTTGGATTTAGAAGCTTCTGCCACATCAAATCATGTTAATGAAACAACTTCAGAATCAACCCTACAAAATG CAAGCAAGACTCCCTCTATGCAGGTAAATGCCGCTGCAACGCCTATAAAGGTAAAGCGAAAGATTCCTTCGGCAACAACAGCAATAATCATGGGCACACTTCTTGGCGTGGCGCAAGCTTTGTTACTTATGTTTGGTGCAAAAGTTCTCTTAAGGTTCATGGGTGTGAAGACT GATTCCCCTATGTATATACCAGCAAGACAGTACTTGACAATAAGAGCACTTGGTTCTCCTGCGGTTCTTCTTTCCTTGGCCATGCAAGGGGTCTTCCGAGGCTTTAAGGACACCACAACTCCTTTATATGCCACGG TTGTGGGAGATGCAATGAATGTCGTTATGGACCCAATCTTCATCTTTATTATGCGTCTTGGAGTCAGGGGTGCAGCCATTTCACATGCTCTTTCACA GTACTTAATTGCTCTGATCCTTTTCCTGAGGTTGATGCAACAAGTGAATCTCTTGGCTCCGAGTGTGAAAGAATTACAATTTGGTCGGTTTATTAAAACTG GTTTTCTGATGTTGACCAGAGTCATAGCTGTGACATCTTGTGTGACCTTTGCAGCAGGATTGGCTGCAAGACAGGGCCCCATTCCCATGGCTGCATTCCAGATTTGCTTACAGGTCTGGTTAACATCATCACTTCTTGCTGATGGTTTGGCCGTTTCTGGACAG GCAATCCTAGCTTATGCTTTTACTGAGAAGGACCATAAAAAGGCAATTACAACAGCTATCCGGGTAGCACAG ATGGGTGTTGTTGTGGGTTTGGGCCTCCTTGTTATCGTTGGAGGTGGCTTATACTTTGGAGCTGGAGTGTTTACCAAGGACAAAAATGTTTTGCACCTTATGTACTTGGGCATACCG TTTATTGCAGGTACACAACCAATAAACACCTTAGCTTTTGTTCTTGATGGTGTGAACTTTGGAGCATCTGACTTTGCATACACTGCATATTCAATG ATTATTATGGCTATAGCAAGTATTACCTCAGAATACCTTCTGGCTAAAGCCAGAGGTTATATTGGAATCTGGTATGCGTTAATCATCTACATGGGTTTGCGCACAGTTGCTGGTGTTTGGAG GGTGGGGACAGCCACCGGACCTTGGCGCTTCCTCAGAGGCAGAATGCTTTCATAA